In Choloepus didactylus isolate mChoDid1 chromosome X, mChoDid1.pri, whole genome shotgun sequence, a genomic segment contains:
- the ZNF182 gene encoding zinc finger protein 182 isoform X6 — translation MLETYSNLVSVGHQVTKPDLILKLEVEEPSPAEVKISIWSFPEVCQVDEQIAKEHQDNQDKHLLMQVGFPDRKTTTTKTGLECNEFGDTVHLSTNLVSSVQRLHKDESFGNNVADNLDLFSRSSAVKKYDNGCTKLFFHTEYEKTSSGMKSYGYKECGKALRRKKGLSLHQRIKNGEKPFECTACRKTFSKKSHLIVHWRTHTGEKPFGCTECGKAFSQKSQLIIHLRTHTGERPFECPECGKAFREKSTVIIHYRTHTGEKPYECNECGKAFTQKSNLIVHQKTHTGEKNYECTKCGESFVQKLDLIIHHSTHTGKKPHECNECKKTFSDKSTLIIHQRTHTGEKPHKCTECGKSFNEKSTLIVHQRTHTGEKPYECDVCGKTFTQKSNLGVHQRTHSGEKPFECNECEKAFSQKSYLMLHQRGHTGEKPYECNECEKAFSQKSYLIIHQRTHTEEKPYKCNECGKAFREKSKLIIHQRIHTGEKPYECPVCWKAFSQKSQLIIHQRTHTGEKPYACTECGKAFREKSTFTVHQRTHTGEKPYKCTECGKAFTQKSNLIVHQRTHTGKKAHRKGHTRKSKFITH, via the coding sequence AAGTCTGTCAAGTTGATGAACAGATTGCGAAGGAGCACCAGGATAATCAagataaacatttattgatgCAAGTTGGGTTCCCTGACAGGAAAACGACTACCACCAAGACTGGTCTTGAATGTAATGAATTTGGAGACACAGTTCATCTGAGTACAAATCTTGTTTCTTCAGTACAAAGACTCCATAAAGATGAATCATTTGGAAATAATGTGGCAGATAATTTAGACTTATTTAGTAGAAGCTCTGCAGTAAAGAAATATGATAATGGATGTACAAAGTTATTCTTCCATACTGAGTATGAGAAAACAAGTTCTGGCATGAAATCCTATGGATAtaaagaatgtgggaaagccCTCAGGCGAAAGAAAGGTCTTAGCTTACATCAGAGAATTAAAAATGGTGAGAAACCTTTTGAATGTACTGCATGTAGGAAAACCTTCAGCAAGAAGTCACACCTCATTGTACATTGGAGAACTCATACAGGAGAAAAACCCTTTGGATGTACTGAATGCGGAAAAGCCTTTAGCCAAAAATCTCAGCTCATTATACACCTGAGAACTCATACAGGTGAGAGACCCTTTGAGTGCcctgaatgtgggaaagccttcagagAGAAGTCAACTGTCATCATACATTACAGgactcatacaggagagaaaccttatgaatgtaatgaatgtgggaaagctttcactcaGAAGTCAAACCTCATTGTCCATCAGAAAACTCATACAGGAGAAAAAAActatgaatgtactaaatgtgGGGAATCTTTTGTACAGAAGCTTGACCTAATTATACATCATAGTACTCATACAGGAAAGAAGCCCCATGAATGTAATGAGTGTAAAAAAACTTTCAGTGATAAATCAACCCTCATTatacatcagagaactcatacaggagagaaacctcaTAAATGTACTGAATGTGGGAAGTCCTTCAATGAGAAGTCAACTCTCATTGTGCATCAGAGAACTCATACAggagagaagccctatgaatgtGATGTATGTGGAAAAACCTTCACCCAAAAGTCAAACCTCGGtgtacatcagagaactcattcaggagagaaaccctttgaatgtaatgaatgtgagaAAGCGTTCTCTCAGAAGTCTTATCTCATGTTACATCAGAGAggtcacactggagagaaaccctatgagtgCAATGAATGTGAAAAAGCTTTCTCTCAAAAATCATATCTCATCATACATCAAAGAACTCATACAGAAGAAAAACcctataaatgtaatgaatgtggcaAAGCCTTCAGAGAAAAGTCAAAGCTCATtatacatcagagaattcatacaggagagaaaccctatgaatgtcctGTATGTTGGAAAGCTTTCAGCCAGAAGTCACAGCTCATAATACATCAGAGAACACACACAGGAGAAAAACCCTATGCATGCACAGAGTGTGGTAAAGCCTTCAGAGAAAAATCAACATTCACTGTACACCAGAGaactcatacaggagagaaaccctataagtgtacagaatgtgggaaagcctttaccCAAAAATCAAACCTTATTGTACATCAGAGAACCCATACAGGAAAGAAAGCCCATAGGAAAGGCCACACTCGGAAGTCAAAGTTCATCACACATTAG
- the ZNF182 gene encoding zinc finger protein 182 isoform X7, producing the protein MQVGFPDRKTTTTKTGLECNEFGDTVHLSTNLVSSVQRLHKDESFGNNVADNLDLFSRSSAVKKYDNGCTKLFFHTEYEKTSSGMKSYGYKECGKALRRKKGLSLHQRIKNGEKPFECTACRKTFSKKSHLIVHWRTHTGEKPFGCTECGKAFSQKSQLIIHLRTHTGERPFECPECGKAFREKSTVIIHYRTHTGEKPYECNECGKAFTQKSNLIVHQKTHTGEKNYECTKCGESFVQKLDLIIHHSTHTGKKPHECNECKKTFSDKSTLIIHQRTHTGEKPHKCTECGKSFNEKSTLIVHQRTHTGEKPYECDVCGKTFTQKSNLGVHQRTHSGEKPFECNECEKAFSQKSYLMLHQRGHTGEKPYECNECEKAFSQKSYLIIHQRTHTEEKPYKCNECGKAFREKSKLIIHQRIHTGEKPYECPVCWKAFSQKSQLIIHQRTHTGEKPYACTECGKAFREKSTFTVHQRTHTGEKPYKCTECGKAFTQKSNLIVHQRTHTGKKAHRKGHTRKSKFITH; encoded by the coding sequence atgCAAGTTGGGTTCCCTGACAGGAAAACGACTACCACCAAGACTGGTCTTGAATGTAATGAATTTGGAGACACAGTTCATCTGAGTACAAATCTTGTTTCTTCAGTACAAAGACTCCATAAAGATGAATCATTTGGAAATAATGTGGCAGATAATTTAGACTTATTTAGTAGAAGCTCTGCAGTAAAGAAATATGATAATGGATGTACAAAGTTATTCTTCCATACTGAGTATGAGAAAACAAGTTCTGGCATGAAATCCTATGGATAtaaagaatgtgggaaagccCTCAGGCGAAAGAAAGGTCTTAGCTTACATCAGAGAATTAAAAATGGTGAGAAACCTTTTGAATGTACTGCATGTAGGAAAACCTTCAGCAAGAAGTCACACCTCATTGTACATTGGAGAACTCATACAGGAGAAAAACCCTTTGGATGTACTGAATGCGGAAAAGCCTTTAGCCAAAAATCTCAGCTCATTATACACCTGAGAACTCATACAGGTGAGAGACCCTTTGAGTGCcctgaatgtgggaaagccttcagagAGAAGTCAACTGTCATCATACATTACAGgactcatacaggagagaaaccttatgaatgtaatgaatgtgggaaagctttcactcaGAAGTCAAACCTCATTGTCCATCAGAAAACTCATACAGGAGAAAAAAActatgaatgtactaaatgtgGGGAATCTTTTGTACAGAAGCTTGACCTAATTATACATCATAGTACTCATACAGGAAAGAAGCCCCATGAATGTAATGAGTGTAAAAAAACTTTCAGTGATAAATCAACCCTCATTatacatcagagaactcatacaggagagaaacctcaTAAATGTACTGAATGTGGGAAGTCCTTCAATGAGAAGTCAACTCTCATTGTGCATCAGAGAACTCATACAggagagaagccctatgaatgtGATGTATGTGGAAAAACCTTCACCCAAAAGTCAAACCTCGGtgtacatcagagaactcattcaggagagaaaccctttgaatgtaatgaatgtgagaAAGCGTTCTCTCAGAAGTCTTATCTCATGTTACATCAGAGAggtcacactggagagaaaccctatgagtgCAATGAATGTGAAAAAGCTTTCTCTCAAAAATCATATCTCATCATACATCAAAGAACTCATACAGAAGAAAAACcctataaatgtaatgaatgtggcaAAGCCTTCAGAGAAAAGTCAAAGCTCATtatacatcagagaattcatacaggagagaaaccctatgaatgtcctGTATGTTGGAAAGCTTTCAGCCAGAAGTCACAGCTCATAATACATCAGAGAACACACACAGGAGAAAAACCCTATGCATGCACAGAGTGTGGTAAAGCCTTCAGAGAAAAATCAACATTCACTGTACACCAGAGaactcatacaggagagaaaccctataagtgtacagaatgtgggaaagcctttaccCAAAAATCAAACCTTATTGTACATCAGAGAACCCATACAGGAAAGAAAGCCCATAGGAAAGGCCACACTCGGAAGTCAAAGTTCATCACACATTAG